A window of Sphingobacterium sp. lm-10 contains these coding sequences:
- a CDS encoding gluconate:H+ symporter, which translates to MPLVIVFCGVLLLLLLVTVVRLNTIISLLITSIAVGFAMGMDSSDIVRSIEVGVSSTMGQLALLLAFGSILGKLMADGGAAERITRVLTDVFGVRNLPWAMVLTGFLVGIPLFYNVGFIVLVPFVFMVCASNRLPLLYVAIPLLAALSVTHGYLPPHPGATAIAITYQADIGLTMVYGIIVAIPAIIISGPFFGRTLNGIATNPPPELFTIPTIAEDKPMPSFAISIFTGLFPVLLIAVGSFAHLFLPEGSMLLATVRFLGDPVMALMVAALLAMYTMGIRQGRSLKQQSEGIEDAIRGITMILFIIAASGVFKQVLVDSGVAVYIAESTADLALSPLVLAWSIAAVIRLAIGSATVAGLTAAGIVLPVMQATGTSPELMVLATGAGSLMFSHVNDPGFWMFKSYFGLSMKDTFRSWSVMETLVSLIGLFGVLALNWFVG; encoded by the coding sequence ATGCCATTAGTCATTGTATTTTGCGGGGTACTGCTGCTTTTACTATTAGTAACAGTGGTGAGACTTAACACCATCATCTCTTTGCTTATTACCTCCATTGCTGTTGGCTTTGCGATGGGGATGGACAGCTCGGACATTGTACGATCTATCGAAGTGGGGGTGAGCAGCACGATGGGGCAGCTTGCTTTGCTACTGGCTTTTGGTTCTATTTTAGGGAAGTTGATGGCCGATGGTGGTGCAGCCGAACGGATTACACGCGTACTCACCGATGTTTTCGGTGTGCGCAATCTGCCCTGGGCTATGGTGCTTACAGGTTTTCTAGTGGGTATTCCCTTGTTTTATAATGTAGGGTTCATTGTGCTTGTACCTTTTGTGTTTATGGTGTGTGCATCCAATCGACTGCCCTTATTATATGTAGCGATTCCATTGTTGGCGGCACTATCCGTCACGCACGGCTATTTGCCTCCACATCCTGGGGCTACGGCCATTGCTATTACGTATCAGGCAGACATCGGCCTTACCATGGTTTACGGTATTATCGTCGCCATTCCGGCTATTATTATCAGTGGTCCATTTTTCGGGCGTACCTTGAATGGAATCGCGACTAATCCACCACCAGAGTTGTTTACAATCCCTACTATAGCAGAAGATAAACCCATGCCTAGTTTTGCCATTAGCATTTTTACCGGATTATTCCCTGTTTTGCTAATTGCGGTAGGTTCATTTGCGCATTTGTTTCTTCCCGAAGGCTCGATGCTTTTAGCTACGGTTCGCTTCTTGGGCGATCCCGTAATGGCTTTGATGGTCGCAGCGCTATTGGCTATGTACACGATGGGCATACGGCAAGGGCGAAGTTTGAAGCAACAGTCTGAAGGAATCGAAGACGCTATTCGTGGGATCACCATGATTCTGTTTATTATTGCCGCTTCGGGCGTATTCAAGCAAGTGTTGGTGGATAGCGGTGTTGCCGTTTATATTGCAGAAAGCACCGCCGACTTGGCGCTTTCTCCTTTGGTTCTGGCCTGGTCCATTGCAGCTGTAATTCGCCTAGCCATTGGCTCCGCTACTGTAGCGGGATTAACCGCTGCTGGAATCGTACTGCCCGTTATGCAAGCGACAGGAACTAGTCCTGAATTAATGGTACTTGCTACCGGAGCAGGTAGCTTAATGTTCTCCCACGTCAATGATCCCGGGTTTTGGATGTTTAAATCCTATTTCGGACTAAGTATGAAAGACACCTTTCGCTCCTGGTCTGTAATGGAAACTTTGGTTTCCTTAATCGGTCTTTTCGGCGTTCTTGCGCTGAACTGGTTCGTAGGTTAA